The window ACCAATTTCTCCTCTGTAATCGGCATCCACCGTTCCTGGTGCATTTAATACGGTTACTCCTTTTTTTGCTGCCAAACCACTTCTTGGCCTAACTTGTGCTTCAAAACCTATTGGTAACTCTATAAATAAACCTGTTTTAACGATTGCACGCTCCAAAGGCTTAAGTATTATTGCTTCTGTAATATTAGCTCTTAGATCTAATCCTGCTGATGCCATAGTCTCATAATTTGGTAACGTATGGCTGGATTGGTTTATAATTTTAATTTGCATTTTATTTTTTTAATAATTGTTTTAGTTCTTTCTTTTCAAAAAGGACAATAAGTCCCAAAAATACTAAAACTAAAATAGTGTTTATATAATAGTTAGAATTGGTCGTTAATGCAATAATAGATAATCCTATGGCGCTTCCTAAATAGCCTAAAATTTGTTTCAAATTATAAGGTACTGGATAATGCTTTTGCCCCAAAATATAAGACAGAACCATCATAACGCCATAAGCCGCGAGTGTTGCCCAAGCAGCAGCAATAAATCCGATTTTTGGAATCATTATCAAATTGAAAGCTATAGTCAATATTGCGCCAACAATAGATAAATACATACCATATCGCGTCTTATCCGTCAATTTATACCAAATTGCTAGGTTAAAATATATACCCAAACATAAATTAGCAAGTAACACTATTGGTACTATTTTAATAGCTATCCAATAACTTTCATCTTTAACTATCAATCCTTTAAAAACATCTAAATAAGAAATTATAAAGACTAACATAAAGCTTCCGGCAATAACAAAATACTTCATTATTAAAGCATACGTTTGCTTTGCATTTTTTTCATTAGCATGAGAAAAGAAAAAAGGTTCTGCTCCCAATCTAAAAGCTTGTATAAAAATAGTCATAAACATTGCTATTTTATAACATCCGCTATACGCCCCATTTATATCCTTGTCTAACAAATTAGGTAAGATCCATTTATCAAAATTCTCATTAATTACATAAGCCAAACCAGCAACCATAATTGGCCATCCATAACTAATTAATTGCTTAAAAATTGTTTTACTAAACTGTAGTTTAGTTTTGAAAAAATAAGGTATAAGTAATATAAAAGTAAGAATACTAGCGAATAGGTTGGAGATGAATATATATTGTACTAAATCTGTACTATCATACCATGAAAAACTGAATCCAAATTTTGGAATAGCCCAAAGAAAAAAATAATTTAGTATTACATAAGTTAAAATATTAGCAATCTTAATAGATGCAAATTTAATAGGCCTTCCTGTAGCACGCAAATAGGCGAAAGGAGCTACTACAAGTGTATCTAAAACTATAACTCCAATTAATAAATTAAAATAGAGCTGATTAATACCAATCCAGCTGGATAACTCTTGATTATAGACCAATATACCCATCAAAAAAAGCATTGTTGTAACCACAAGACTTATAAATGTTGTAGAAAACACTTTATCTTTTTCTTCAGATTTGCTGAAAAATCTAAAGAAAGCTGTTTCCATTCCATAAGTTAATAGCACATTAAAAAAGGCCGCATAAATATAAAAGGTAGTACTGTCCGAAAAACTACTGGTTACTAATTTACCAGTATGAAGAGGAACCAAAACAAAGTTCATCAAACGAGGTAAAACGGTCGCTAAACCATAAATAATTGTGTCTTTAAAAAATTTTTTTAATACGCTCAATGTAGCTTGTTAATTAAGTATAAATGTATTGAATATGTATGAATGCAAAACGCATAAATTATTTGCCTGATTTAATTAAATTTTTATTTTCTTGGTGGTGCACTTGGAAACTGTTGCATTGGTTTCTCTGATATATTTTCAATTTTAAAGTACTTGACGTTTCCATTTTCAGAATAACTAACCACTGCTTCATTATCCTTTAAATCAAAAGGAATCTTATCACCACTGGATGTATAACCTTCTTTTTGATTAGCGCTACCTATGATACGTCCAATATACAATTTTGGACTATTAGGTTTAGTTTCCAACGCTACCTTATGGCCTCTAAAATAAAGGCTATCTAGCGTTATCTCTTTTTGCTCTGCAGTTAGGGGAATAAATACATTTGTACCAGAACCGCCACCTTTAACACCTGCTACCCACTTTTGATAGTAAACATTACTGGTTTTAAAAGAAGTTTCCTTTTGGAGTTTTTGAGCACTACTACATTGCATAAAAAAGAAGCTTGATAAAATAGAAACACTTAAATATTTAAAAAATCTCATAATCGTTGTATTTTGTTAAAGGTAATTAATCAAAATGTATTCCATAAAAAAACCTTATTCAAATTGAATAAGGTTTTTTCTATTTCTATAACTCTTCAATACTTGAGAGTCAACTAGTTTAATTGTTTAAAGCCTCTGCCCCTCCAACAATCTCTAATATTTCATTAGTAATTGATGCTTGACGCGCTTTATTATACGTTAATTTAAGTTGATCTCTTAGCTCCGTAGCGTTATCTGTTGCTTTATGCATTGCTGTCATACGTGCACCATGCTCTGAAGCAAAACTATCTCTTATACCTTTGTATAATTGTGTTTTTAAAGACTTAGGTATTAACTCCTCAACGATTTCTAATTTAGAAGGCTCAAAGATATAATCAGAATTATTATCCGCTCCACCTTCCATAGGTACAATTGGTAAAAATTGTTCTGTCATTACCTCTTGCGTTGCTGCATTTTTAAATTTATTATAAACAACTTCGATTTTATCGAATTCGCCTCTAATAAATTTACCCATTAGCATTTCTGCAATGTCTGCAACACTATTAAAAGTTAAATCGTCAAATATGGCACTTTGATTACCTATTACAACTCCTTTTTTAGTGAACGCATCATTTGATTTTTTACCAATAGCTAAAACAGACACTTTTTTATCTGCATACACATTAGAAATTAAATGTTGCGTTTGTTTAATAATGTTAGAATTAAAAGCACCACACAATCCTCTATTAGACGTTATGGATACAATTAATACATTATTAACCTCACGTTGTTCCGCATATTTACTTCCTGAATCTTCATCCAATGTTGCACTTAAACTTTGTAAAAGTTCAGTCAACTTGTCCGAATAAGGACGCATTGCTGTAATAGCATCTTGAGCTTTCTTCAATTTAGCAGCAGACACCATTTTCATGGCACTAGTAATCTGCATCGTTGAAGATACTGAAGCAATTCTGTTACGTATTTCTTTTAAATTAGCCATTTTTCTTATCCTAAGTCCTTTCCTAAAAAAGGACTTTTTAAAATGTTATACTTTACAAACTCTCGTTTCTCTTTAAAAAGAGATAGGAAGAGTACTATGCTCTATACTTAGCAGATAATTCCTTAGCTACAACTGTTAACACATCTGTAACTTCATCTGTTAATTTTCCTGCTTTTAAACTATCTAAAATACCTCTATGCTTTGCATTTAAAAATTCTAAATAATCACGTTGAAATTCTTTAACTTTTTCAACAGGAACATCCTTCAATAAATTTTTAGATCCAGCATAAATAATTGCTACCTGATCTTCTACTTTAAA is drawn from Psychroserpens sp. NJDZ02 and contains these coding sequences:
- a CDS encoding polysaccharide biosynthesis C-terminal domain-containing protein, whose product is MSVLKKFFKDTIIYGLATVLPRLMNFVLVPLHTGKLVTSSFSDSTTFYIYAAFFNVLLTYGMETAFFRFFSKSEEKDKVFSTTFISLVVTTMLFLMGILVYNQELSSWIGINQLYFNLLIGVIVLDTLVVAPFAYLRATGRPIKFASIKIANILTYVILNYFFLWAIPKFGFSFSWYDSTDLVQYIFISNLFASILTFILLIPYFFKTKLQFSKTIFKQLISYGWPIMVAGLAYVINENFDKWILPNLLDKDINGAYSGCYKIAMFMTIFIQAFRLGAEPFFFSHANEKNAKQTYALIMKYFVIAGSFMLVFIISYLDVFKGLIVKDESYWIAIKIVPIVLLANLCLGIYFNLAIWYKLTDKTRYGMYLSIVGAILTIAFNLIMIPKIGFIAAAWATLAAYGVMMVLSYILGQKHYPVPYNLKQILGYLGSAIGLSIIALTTNSNYYINTILVLVFLGLIVLFEKKELKQLLKK
- the atpG gene encoding ATP synthase F1 subunit gamma, which encodes MANLKEIRNRIASVSSTMQITSAMKMVSAAKLKKAQDAITAMRPYSDKLTELLQSLSATLDEDSGSKYAEQREVNNVLIVSITSNRGLCGAFNSNIIKQTQHLISNVYADKKVSVLAIGKKSNDAFTKKGVVIGNQSAIFDDLTFNSVADIAEMLMGKFIRGEFDKIEVVYNKFKNAATQEVMTEQFLPIVPMEGGADNNSDYIFEPSKLEIVEELIPKSLKTQLYKGIRDSFASEHGARMTAMHKATDNATELRDQLKLTYNKARQASITNEILEIVGGAEALNN
- the dut gene encoding dUTP diphosphatase, whose amino-acid sequence is MQIKIINQSSHTLPNYETMASAGLDLRANITEAIILKPLERAIVKTGLFIELPIGFEAQVRPRSGLAAKKGVTVLNAPGTVDADYRGEIGVILVNLSNEDFSIENGERVAQLVIAKHERAEWVEVEALSETSRGEGGFGSTGTK